The following are from one region of the Nocardioides marmotae genome:
- a CDS encoding alpha,alpha-trehalose-phosphate synthase (UDP-forming) → MSTVSADLVIVANRLPVDRVEQPDGTMGWRTSPGGLVTAIEPVMRANDGTWIGWPGGTDEDLEPFEADGMKLVPMSMTQAEIEGHYEGFSNATLWPLYHDLVAKPEFHREWWDSYVSVNRRFAEKAAELASEGATVWVHDYQMQLVPLMLRELRPDLRIGFYLHIPFPPAELFQQLPWRRQLLEGLLGADMIGFQLPGGAQNFVRLVRQRVGHKTHRDLVYLPDGRTVRAAAFPISIDAAGFEAMARSEPVAARAAEIREALGNPRKVFLGIDRLDYTKGIYARLRAFSELIADGHLDVEDAVFVQVAVPSREQVEQYRILRDDIDRLVGRVNGDLGRIGRPAISYLHSSYPREEMAALYRAADVMVVTPYRDGMNLVAKEYVACRLEDTGALVLSEFAGAANELRQAWLVNPYDINGMKSALLDAYSADDRETRRRMKAMRRTVAQNDVAAWADAFMSELAEVPGSHGKAVRPAKRS, encoded by the coding sequence GTGAGCACCGTGTCTGCCGACCTCGTGATCGTGGCCAACCGACTACCGGTCGACCGGGTGGAGCAGCCGGACGGGACGATGGGCTGGCGGACGTCGCCCGGCGGCCTGGTCACCGCCATCGAGCCGGTGATGCGCGCCAACGACGGCACCTGGATCGGGTGGCCCGGCGGGACCGACGAGGACCTCGAGCCGTTCGAGGCCGACGGCATGAAGCTCGTGCCGATGTCGATGACCCAGGCCGAGATCGAGGGCCACTACGAGGGCTTCTCCAACGCCACCCTGTGGCCGCTCTACCACGACCTCGTGGCCAAGCCGGAGTTCCACCGGGAGTGGTGGGACTCCTACGTCTCGGTCAACCGCCGCTTCGCCGAGAAGGCCGCCGAGCTGGCCTCCGAGGGCGCGACGGTGTGGGTGCACGACTACCAGATGCAGCTGGTCCCGCTGATGCTGCGCGAGCTGCGCCCGGACCTGCGGATCGGCTTCTACCTCCACATCCCGTTCCCGCCGGCCGAGCTCTTCCAGCAGCTCCCCTGGCGCCGCCAGCTCCTCGAGGGGCTCCTCGGCGCGGACATGATCGGCTTCCAGCTGCCCGGCGGCGCGCAGAACTTCGTGCGCCTGGTCCGCCAGCGCGTCGGCCACAAGACCCACCGCGACCTGGTCTACCTGCCCGACGGCCGCACCGTCCGCGCCGCGGCGTTCCCGATCTCCATCGACGCCGCCGGCTTCGAGGCGATGGCCCGCTCCGAACCCGTCGCCGCCCGCGCCGCGGAGATCCGCGAGGCGCTCGGCAACCCGCGCAAGGTGTTCCTCGGCATCGACCGGCTCGACTACACCAAGGGCATCTACGCCCGGCTGCGCGCCTTCAGCGAGCTCATCGCCGACGGCCACCTCGACGTCGAGGACGCCGTCTTCGTGCAGGTCGCGGTGCCCTCGCGCGAGCAGGTCGAGCAGTACCGCATCCTCCGCGACGACATCGACCGCCTCGTCGGCCGGGTCAACGGCGACCTCGGCCGGATCGGCCGCCCGGCGATCAGCTACCTGCACTCCTCCTACCCCCGCGAGGAGATGGCCGCGCTCTACCGGGCCGCCGACGTCATGGTCGTCACGCCCTACCGCGACGGCATGAACCTCGTCGCCAAGGAGTACGTCGCGTGCCGGCTCGAGGACACCGGCGCGCTGGTGCTCTCGGAGTTCGCCGGCGCCGCGAACGAGCTGCGCCAGGCCTGGCTGGTCAACCCCTACGACATCAACGGCATGAAGTCGGCCCTGCTCGACGCCTACAGCGCCGACGACCGCGAGACCCGTCGGCGGATGAAGGCGATGCGCCGGACCGTCGCCCAGAACGACGTCGCCGCGTGGGCCGACGCGTTCATGAGCGAGCTCGCCGAGGTCCCCGGCTCGCACGGCAAGGCCGTCCGGCCGGCGAAGCGGTCGTAG
- a CDS encoding response regulator: MRIVVADDSFLLREGLQLLLAEAGHEVVASVADGPAFVAAVLEHRPDVGIVDVRMPPSHTDEGLRAAVEVRRAWPEARLLVLSQYVEVAYAADLLAAGQGGVGYLLKDRVADLDDFTAALDTVARGGTALDPQVVRRLMGARRDPLAALTPREHEVLALMAEGRSNSAIAEAMVVSLGAVEKHTQRIFAKLGLAPDDGAAHRRVAAVISYLRSAG, translated from the coding sequence ATGAGGATCGTCGTCGCGGACGACTCCTTCCTGCTGCGCGAGGGGCTCCAGCTGCTCCTCGCCGAGGCCGGCCACGAGGTCGTGGCCTCGGTCGCGGACGGCCCGGCCTTCGTCGCGGCCGTGCTCGAGCACCGCCCCGACGTCGGCATCGTCGACGTGCGGATGCCGCCCAGCCACACCGACGAGGGGCTGCGCGCCGCCGTCGAGGTGCGCCGGGCCTGGCCCGAGGCCCGGCTGCTCGTGCTCTCCCAGTACGTCGAGGTCGCCTACGCCGCCGACCTGCTGGCCGCCGGCCAGGGCGGGGTGGGCTACCTGCTCAAGGACCGCGTCGCCGACCTCGACGACTTCACCGCCGCGCTCGACACCGTCGCCCGCGGCGGCACCGCGCTCGACCCGCAGGTGGTGCGCCGGCTGATGGGCGCGCGCCGCGACCCGCTCGCCGCGCTCACCCCGCGCGAGCACGAGGTCCTCGCACTGATGGCCGAGGGGCGCTCCAACAGCGCGATCGCCGAGGCGATGGTGGTCAGCCTCGGCGCGGTCGAGAAGCACACCCAGCGGATCTTCGCCAAGCTCGGCCTCGCCCCCGACGACGGCGCCGCCCACCGCCGGGTCGCCGCGGTGATCAGCTACCTGCGCTCGGCCGGCTGA
- a CDS encoding DUF3263 domain-containing protein, whose product MDAANALDGHEAGATPSLSDRDREILEFERQWWKYAGAKETAVREKFDMSSTRYYQVLNALIDRPEALEADPLLVRRLRRLRSQRQRQRSARRLGFEV is encoded by the coding sequence ATGGACGCCGCGAACGCCCTCGACGGCCACGAGGCCGGGGCCACGCCGAGCCTGAGCGACCGCGACCGAGAGATCCTCGAGTTCGAGCGCCAGTGGTGGAAGTACGCCGGCGCGAAGGAGACCGCGGTCCGCGAGAAGTTCGACATGAGCTCGACGCGCTACTACCAGGTCCTCAACGCCCTCATCGACCGTCCCGAGGCGCTCGAGGCCGACCCGCTGCTCGTCCGCCGCCTGCGCCGGCTCCGGTCCCAGCGGCAGCGCCAGCGCTCGGCCCGCCGCCTCGGCTTCGAGGTCTGA
- a CDS encoding LytR C-terminal domain-containing protein — translation MATRLSARHRDQRGFVFPSPVVMLSIIAVAMAGIAFVATRGGEPTEREITTISAKETPSAAPSTPAAGPTKKPKPAKPPVKRSEVYVEVYNNSGITGLAGTVSDRAGQAGWQVVGSDNWVGTIPASTVYYPRRLERAAKLLALDLGIDRTMPAVDPMRLDRLTVILTGPLD, via the coding sequence ATGGCCACCCGGCTCTCCGCCCGCCACCGCGACCAGCGCGGCTTCGTCTTCCCCTCGCCGGTGGTGATGCTCAGCATCATCGCGGTGGCGATGGCCGGCATCGCCTTCGTCGCCACCCGCGGCGGCGAGCCGACCGAGCGCGAGATCACCACGATCTCGGCCAAGGAGACGCCCAGCGCCGCGCCCAGCACGCCGGCGGCCGGGCCGACCAAGAAGCCCAAGCCCGCCAAGCCCCCGGTCAAGCGCTCGGAGGTCTACGTCGAGGTCTACAACAACTCCGGCATCACCGGGCTCGCCGGCACCGTCTCGGACCGCGCCGGCCAGGCCGGCTGGCAGGTCGTCGGCTCCGACAACTGGGTCGGCACCATCCCCGCCTCGACCGTCTACTACCCCCGGCGCCTCGAGCGTGCCGCGAAGCTGCTCGCGCTCGACCTCGGCATCGACCGCACGATGCCGGCCGTCGACCCGATGCGGCTCGACCGGCTCACCGTCATCCTCACGGGCCCGCTGGACTGA
- the otsB gene encoding trehalose-phosphatase — MEFTSAEGEQKYAALVRAADRAVIGLDFDGTLSPIVDDPTRAHIHPDAPEVLVDLAQVVAAVAVVTGRPARQALDLGGLEEVGNAIGEAGKELYLFGQYGNERWSSTRRRIVSPRPPHGLATFLRDLPRALRRADAADAWVEDKGLAHAVHTRRLPDPEGAFERLLPVLRDLAARNGLVLEPGRNVIEVRAPGMDKGKAVDTLAAEVGAGGFLFAGDDLGDLEAFDAVTALGKDGMPTLLVCSASDEVSALVDRADVVVHGPEGVLGLLRRLTADARAADARSR; from the coding sequence ATGGAGTTCACCTCCGCCGAGGGAGAGCAGAAGTACGCCGCGCTGGTGCGCGCCGCCGACCGCGCCGTGATCGGCCTCGACTTCGACGGCACCCTCTCGCCGATCGTCGACGACCCCACGCGGGCGCACATCCACCCCGACGCCCCCGAGGTCCTCGTCGACCTCGCCCAGGTCGTCGCCGCGGTCGCGGTCGTCACCGGCCGGCCCGCCCGCCAGGCCCTCGACCTCGGCGGGCTCGAGGAGGTCGGCAACGCGATCGGCGAGGCCGGCAAGGAGCTCTACCTGTTCGGCCAGTACGGCAACGAGCGGTGGTCCTCCACCCGCCGCCGCATCGTCTCCCCGCGCCCGCCGCACGGGCTCGCGACGTTCCTCCGCGACCTGCCTCGCGCGCTGCGTCGCGCCGACGCCGCCGACGCCTGGGTCGAGGACAAGGGCCTCGCGCACGCCGTGCACACCCGCCGCCTCCCCGACCCCGAGGGCGCCTTCGAGCGGCTGCTGCCGGTGCTGCGCGACCTCGCCGCCCGCAACGGGCTGGTCCTCGAGCCGGGCCGCAACGTGATCGAGGTCCGCGCCCCCGGCATGGACAAGGGCAAGGCCGTCGACACCCTCGCCGCCGAGGTCGGGGCCGGTGGGTTCCTCTTCGCCGGCGACGACCTCGGCGACCTCGAGGCCTTCGACGCCGTCACCGCCCTCGGCAAGGACGGCATGCCCACCCTGCTCGTCTGCTCGGCCTCCGACGAGGTCAGCGCGCTCGTCGACCGCGCCGACGTCGTCGTCCACGGCCCCGAGGGCGTCCTCGGGCTCCTCCGCCGCCTCACCGCCGACGCCCGCGCCGCCGACGCCCGCTCGCGGTAG
- a CDS encoding Gfo/Idh/MocA family protein codes for MTEPAAAPTRWGILATGKIARTFARDLALVPDAELVAVGSRRAEAAAAFAAEHGGRPHGSYEELVADPDVEVVYVASPHALHLEHARLAFEAGKHVLCEKPLTLSTADAEEMVRLAGKHDRFLMEAMWTACHPLVRTVAEQVRAGRYGTPRHLHAELGFRVDAGPDDRMLDPALGASALLDMGIYPLTFAHLVLGEAEQLTGTADLSDRGIDLDVAISGRYPGGALATMTASITSWSSRAAAIATDLGRIDVPDFHHPTRATFTPYDGGDGDAAREPVEILAEDAVIGRGYGNEIAEVGRCLRAGLRESPWVPHTQTLTLMRQMDAVRAQVGVSFG; via the coding sequence GTGACCGAGCCAGCCGCCGCACCGACCCGCTGGGGCATCCTCGCCACCGGCAAGATCGCCCGCACCTTCGCCCGCGACCTGGCGCTCGTGCCCGACGCCGAGCTGGTCGCGGTCGGGTCCCGGCGGGCGGAGGCCGCAGCGGCGTTCGCCGCCGAGCACGGCGGACGGCCGCACGGCTCCTACGAGGAGCTGGTCGCCGACCCCGACGTCGAGGTCGTGTACGTCGCCAGTCCGCACGCCCTGCACCTCGAGCACGCCCGCCTGGCCTTCGAGGCCGGCAAGCACGTGCTGTGCGAGAAGCCGCTGACCCTCTCGACCGCCGACGCCGAGGAGATGGTCCGCCTCGCCGGGAAGCACGACCGCTTCCTCATGGAGGCGATGTGGACCGCGTGCCACCCGCTCGTCCGCACGGTCGCGGAGCAGGTGCGCGCTGGCCGGTACGGCACGCCCCGCCACCTGCACGCCGAGCTCGGCTTCCGCGTCGACGCCGGACCGGACGACCGGATGCTCGACCCGGCCCTGGGCGCCAGCGCGCTGCTCGACATGGGGATCTACCCGCTGACCTTCGCCCACCTCGTGCTCGGCGAGGCCGAGCAGCTGACCGGCACCGCCGACCTCTCCGACCGCGGCATCGACCTCGACGTCGCGATCAGCGGCCGCTACCCCGGCGGCGCGCTCGCCACCATGACCGCCTCGATCACCTCGTGGTCCTCGCGGGCCGCCGCGATCGCGACCGACCTCGGCCGGATCGACGTCCCCGACTTCCACCACCCCACCCGCGCGACGTTCACGCCGTACGACGGCGGCGACGGCGACGCGGCGCGCGAGCCGGTCGAGATCCTCGCCGAGGACGCGGTCATCGGCCGCGGCTACGGCAACGAGATCGCCGAGGTGGGCCGCTGCCTGCGCGCCGGCCTGCGGGAGAGCCCGTGGGTGCCGCACACGCAGACCCTGACCCTGATGCGGCAGATGGACGCGGTCCGCGCGCAGGTCGGCGTCTCCTTCGGCTGA
- a CDS encoding sensor histidine kinase codes for MTTTTMRPPTALPHGLVRRTLLDSAYALSSFVLALPAFVLAVTLLSLGAGLVVIVYGVLVLSLAAMVARGFARLERHRQRTLLGREAPTPAYLCAREGDGLLRRAVTPLRDPQSWLDLTWSIVGLVTGSLAFLVTVVWWAAIGSGATYWFWQIWLPDGEDDGGLAELLGLGSGAVAESLLNAALGVVALLTLPWAVRAVAALHAGLAWSLLSGRAELQQEVRRVETGRSAARSAEAESLRRLERDIHDGPQQRMVRLGMDLGRARRQLESDPDRAAATIEEALAQVGETVEELRSLSRGIAPPLLVDRGLQVALEDLAARSAVPVEADIDVPAGLPPHVETTTYFVVSEALTNVAKHSGASSARVHVRDAGDALLVRVEDDGAGGAHEAKGHGLAGLRQRLLAVDGSLGLESPAGGPTVVSALVPTGAR; via the coding sequence ATGACCACGACCACCATGAGACCCCCCACCGCCCTCCCGCACGGCTTGGTGCGGCGCACCCTCCTCGACAGCGCCTACGCGCTCAGCTCCTTCGTCCTCGCGCTGCCGGCGTTCGTGCTCGCGGTGACCCTGCTCAGCCTCGGCGCGGGGCTGGTCGTGATCGTGTACGGCGTCCTGGTGCTCTCCCTGGCCGCGATGGTCGCCCGCGGGTTCGCCCGCCTCGAGCGGCACCGCCAGCGCACGCTCCTCGGCCGCGAGGCGCCCACGCCGGCCTACCTCTGCGCCCGCGAGGGCGACGGCCTGCTGCGCCGCGCCGTCACCCCGCTGCGCGACCCGCAGTCGTGGCTCGACCTGACCTGGTCGATCGTCGGCCTGGTCACCGGCTCGCTCGCCTTCCTCGTCACGGTCGTCTGGTGGGCGGCGATCGGGTCGGGGGCGACGTACTGGTTCTGGCAGATCTGGCTCCCCGACGGCGAGGACGACGGTGGCCTGGCCGAGCTGCTCGGCCTGGGCTCCGGCGCGGTGGCCGAGTCGCTGCTCAACGCCGCTCTCGGCGTGGTCGCCCTGCTCACGCTGCCCTGGGCCGTCCGGGCGGTCGCCGCGCTCCACGCCGGCCTGGCCTGGAGCCTGCTCAGCGGGCGCGCCGAGCTCCAGCAGGAGGTACGTCGCGTGGAGACCGGCCGCAGCGCCGCGCGCAGCGCGGAGGCGGAGTCCCTGCGGCGGCTCGAGCGCGACATCCACGACGGCCCGCAGCAGCGGATGGTCCGCCTCGGGATGGACCTCGGGCGCGCCCGGCGCCAGCTCGAGTCCGACCCGGACCGGGCCGCGGCGACGATCGAGGAGGCGCTGGCGCAGGTGGGGGAGACCGTCGAGGAGCTGCGCTCGCTCTCGCGCGGCATCGCGCCGCCGCTGCTGGTCGACCGCGGCCTCCAGGTCGCGCTGGAGGACCTCGCCGCCCGCAGCGCGGTCCCGGTCGAGGCCGACATCGACGTGCCCGCCGGCCTCCCGCCGCACGTGGAGACCACGACGTACTTCGTGGTGAGCGAGGCGCTCACCAACGTCGCCAAGCACAGCGGCGCGAGCTCCGCGCGGGTGCACGTGCGCGACGCGGGCGACGCGCTGCTGGTCCGGGTCGAGGACGACGGCGCCGGGGGCGCGCACGAGGCCAAGGGGCACGGCCTGGCCGGGCTGCGCCAGCGGCTGCTCGCGGTCGACGGCTCGCTGGGCCTGGAGTCGCCGGCCGGCGGGCCGACGGTGGTCTCGGCGCTGGTGCCGACGGGGGCGCGGTGA
- a CDS encoding alpha/beta fold hydrolase — protein sequence MDLVPKPDQVVSAAGNLAHKLLYGGLADLRPMPRTLIDEGTMRELYHYRPLASAGEQGDPGDPVLLVTPLAAPAICFDLRRGCSLVEHLLDTGRPTYLVEYGQVSFRDRSLGMEHWVEDVVPAAIREVSRHAGGRPVHVVGWSLGGIFTLLAAAVDAGLPVASLTALGTPFDVSQVPLVAPLRPLLNLNPTDGRGAITRAYQAMGGAPTPLVRWAFQLSSFQKLVTKPLAVATHLDDTDFLAQLEAVDRFTANMTAYPGRSFGQLYHRFVKGNVLKTGEVVLGDRTIRLEEVAAPVLVFAGANDGIAPVGAVRALLPHLSSSEEVRFEIVPGGHLGMLTGRGARGTTWEVLDEWFEQWSGRSAARPDAPPVDGPAAAKGAARKGTVKKTPAKKAAVKKAAAKKTAAKKTPAKKTATKKTPAKKAATTKTAAKKATAKKSASTRTATKKSAAKKTTARKATATRTTKAAGSDAIGTNPTRRYGSGGSRSLAR from the coding sequence ATGGACCTCGTCCCGAAGCCCGACCAGGTCGTCTCCGCGGCGGGCAACCTGGCCCACAAGCTGCTCTACGGCGGGCTGGCGGACCTGCGCCCCATGCCGCGCACCCTGATCGACGAGGGCACGATGCGCGAGCTGTACCACTACCGGCCGCTCGCGAGCGCCGGTGAGCAGGGCGACCCGGGCGACCCGGTGCTGCTGGTGACCCCGCTGGCCGCGCCCGCGATCTGCTTCGACCTGCGGCGCGGCTGCTCGCTGGTCGAGCACCTGCTCGACACCGGGCGGCCGACGTACCTCGTGGAGTACGGGCAGGTCTCCTTCCGCGACCGCTCGCTCGGCATGGAGCACTGGGTCGAGGACGTCGTGCCGGCGGCGATCCGCGAGGTCTCCCGGCACGCCGGCGGTCGACCCGTCCACGTCGTCGGGTGGTCCCTCGGCGGCATCTTCACGCTGCTCGCCGCGGCCGTCGACGCCGGGCTCCCGGTCGCGTCGCTGACCGCGCTCGGCACGCCGTTCGACGTCTCCCAGGTCCCCCTGGTCGCGCCCCTGCGCCCGCTGCTGAACCTGAACCCCACCGACGGGCGGGGCGCGATCACCCGCGCCTACCAGGCGATGGGCGGCGCGCCGACGCCGCTGGTGCGGTGGGCCTTCCAGCTCAGCTCCTTCCAGAAGCTGGTGACCAAGCCGCTGGCCGTGGCCACCCATCTCGACGACACCGACTTCCTGGCCCAGCTCGAGGCGGTCGACCGGTTCACCGCGAACATGACGGCCTACCCCGGCCGCTCCTTCGGGCAGCTCTACCACCGGTTCGTGAAGGGCAACGTGCTCAAGACCGGCGAGGTCGTGCTCGGGGACCGCACGATCCGGCTGGAGGAGGTCGCCGCGCCGGTGCTGGTCTTCGCCGGCGCCAACGACGGCATCGCGCCCGTCGGCGCGGTCCGCGCGCTGCTGCCGCACCTGAGCTCGTCGGAGGAGGTCCGCTTCGAGATCGTCCCCGGCGGCCACCTCGGCATGCTGACCGGGCGCGGTGCCCGCGGCACCACCTGGGAGGTGCTCGACGAGTGGTTCGAGCAGTGGTCGGGGCGTTCCGCCGCGCGGCCCGATGCCCCGCCGGTGGACGGGCCGGCCGCCGCGAAGGGCGCCGCCAGGAAGGGCACCGTCAAGAAGACCCCGGCCAAGAAGGCGGCGGTGAAGAAGGCGGCGGCGAAGAAGACGGCCGCCAAGAAGACGCCCGCGAAGAAGACGGCAACGAAGAAGACGCCGGCCAAGAAGGCCGCCACCACGAAGACGGCGGCGAAGAAGGCCACCGCGAAGAAGAGCGCGAGCACCAGGACCGCCACCAAGAAGTCCGCCGCCAAGAAGACGACCGCGAGGAAGGCCACGGCGACCCGGACCACGAAGGCCGCCGGCTCGGACGCGATCGGCACGAACCCGACCCGGCGCTACGGCTCCGGCGGCTCCCGGTCGTTGGCGCGCTGA
- a CDS encoding FMN-binding glutamate synthase family protein — translation MSWTKIAAVGAAALGAVAAHDLTQRKHAILRNFPVVGHLRYTLERFGPELRQYIVTSNDEERPFSRDQRRWVYASSKGENTYVGFGTDNDIENSSGYPVVKHRTFAGPGAATAPHAEENVPLPMGKVLGGPRGRTKAFRPGSIVNISGMSFGSLSGNAVEALNRGAALAGCLQNTGEGGLSPYHRNGGELIFQIGTSYFGCRDAEGRFDLARLRDLVASAPVRALEIKLSQGAKPGLGGMLPGAKVSPQIAEIRGIPVGQDCASPSRHTAFSDTDSMLDFVELLAAETGLPVGIKSAVGDMTFWDQLVTLMSSRDRGVDFVTIDGGEGGTGAAPMVFSDSVAYPFRLGFAEVYRRFARAGLQDEVTFLGGGKLGLTENAVVALALGVDGISVGREAMLAIGCIQAQKCHADTCPTGVATQDPRLARGLDPALKSVRAATYVASLRRDLLKIAEAVGVVHPALIGPDDVDLVDGTRAATSLREAYGYEPGWGLPSPELAATIEDLVLGRLPDDPHPAVAR, via the coding sequence ATGAGCTGGACGAAGATCGCCGCCGTCGGCGCGGCCGCCCTCGGGGCGGTCGCCGCCCACGACCTCACGCAGCGCAAGCACGCGATCCTGCGCAACTTCCCCGTGGTCGGACACCTGCGCTACACCCTGGAGCGGTTCGGCCCCGAGCTGCGGCAGTACATCGTCACCTCCAACGACGAGGAGCGCCCCTTCTCCCGCGACCAGCGCCGCTGGGTCTATGCCTCCTCCAAGGGCGAGAACACCTACGTCGGGTTCGGCACCGACAACGACATCGAGAACAGCTCGGGCTACCCCGTGGTCAAGCACCGGACCTTCGCCGGCCCCGGCGCCGCCACCGCCCCGCACGCCGAGGAGAACGTCCCGCTGCCGATGGGCAAGGTGCTCGGCGGGCCGCGTGGCCGCACCAAGGCCTTCCGGCCGGGCTCGATCGTCAACATCTCCGGCATGAGCTTCGGCTCGCTCTCGGGCAACGCCGTCGAGGCGCTCAACCGCGGCGCCGCCCTGGCCGGCTGCCTGCAGAACACCGGCGAGGGCGGGCTCTCGCCGTACCACCGCAACGGCGGCGAGCTGATCTTCCAGATCGGCACGTCCTACTTCGGCTGCCGCGACGCCGAGGGCCGCTTCGACCTCGCGCGGCTCAGGGACCTCGTCGCCTCCGCGCCGGTCCGGGCGCTGGAGATCAAGTTGTCGCAGGGCGCCAAGCCCGGGCTCGGCGGCATGCTTCCCGGCGCGAAGGTGAGCCCGCAGATCGCCGAGATCCGCGGCATCCCCGTCGGGCAGGACTGCGCCTCGCCGAGCCGGCACACGGCCTTCTCCGACACCGACTCGATGCTGGACTTCGTCGAGCTGCTGGCCGCAGAGACCGGGCTGCCGGTCGGCATCAAGTCCGCGGTCGGTGACATGACCTTCTGGGACCAGCTGGTGACCTTGATGAGCAGCCGCGACCGCGGCGTCGACTTCGTCACCATCGACGGCGGCGAGGGTGGGACCGGCGCGGCGCCGATGGTCTTCTCCGACTCGGTCGCCTATCCCTTCCGGCTCGGGTTCGCCGAGGTCTACCGGCGCTTCGCCCGCGCGGGGCTCCAGGACGAGGTCACCTTCCTCGGCGGCGGCAAGCTGGGGCTGACGGAGAACGCCGTCGTCGCGCTGGCGCTGGGCGTCGACGGGATCAGCGTCGGCCGGGAGGCGATGCTCGCGATCGGCTGCATCCAGGCGCAGAAGTGCCACGCCGACACCTGCCCGACCGGCGTCGCCACCCAGGACCCGCGGCTGGCCCGCGGGCTCGACCCGGCGCTGAAGTCGGTGCGCGCGGCGACGTACGTCGCCTCGTTGCGGCGCGACCTGCTCAAGATCGCCGAGGCGGTGGGCGTGGTCCACCCCGCCCTCATCGGGCCCGACGACGTCGACCTCGTCGACGGGACGCGCGCGGCCACGAGCCTGCGGGAGGCCTACGGCTACGAGCCCGGCTGGGGCCTGCCGAGCCCGGAGCTCGCCGCCACGATCGAGGACCTCGTGCTCGGCCGGCTGCCCGACGACCCCCACCCCGCCGTGGCACGCTGA
- a CDS encoding LLM class flavin-dependent oxidoreductase, whose product MSTGIVFRPQQPPEDLRAVVRAADEAGVPELWLWEDCFLDGGLTAATAALAWSERVRVGVGLLPVPLRNPALAAMEIATLARLWPGRLVPVLGHGVQDWTAQVGGAVGSPLTLLREHTEAVRDLLDGRRVDASGRYVALDRVALDRPPAQRPPLLVGARGPRTVRLAGEVADGVLLDDSGSDPASVRRARGLVDEGRSASGRPGRAVVTVYAEVDPTEADLPARVAARVGELREAGADTVVLQGTAEQPDPRPLLDALAAAGLLPA is encoded by the coding sequence GTGAGCACCGGGATCGTCTTCCGCCCCCAGCAGCCGCCCGAGGACCTGCGCGCGGTGGTCCGCGCCGCCGACGAGGCGGGCGTGCCGGAGCTGTGGCTGTGGGAGGACTGCTTCCTCGACGGCGGGCTGACCGCCGCGACCGCGGCGCTGGCCTGGTCCGAGCGGGTGCGGGTCGGCGTCGGCCTGCTGCCCGTGCCGCTGCGCAACCCGGCCCTCGCCGCGATGGAGATCGCCACCCTCGCCCGGCTCTGGCCGGGCCGGCTCGTGCCGGTGCTCGGCCACGGCGTCCAGGACTGGACGGCTCAGGTCGGCGGCGCGGTCGGCTCGCCGCTGACGCTGCTGCGCGAGCACACCGAGGCCGTCCGCGACCTCCTCGACGGCCGCCGCGTCGACGCCTCCGGACGGTACGTCGCCCTCGACCGCGTCGCGCTCGACCGGCCACCGGCCCAGCGGCCGCCGCTGCTCGTCGGCGCGCGCGGCCCGCGGACCGTCCGGCTGGCCGGCGAGGTGGCCGACGGCGTGCTGCTCGACGACTCCGGCAGCGACCCCGCCTCGGTCCGCCGCGCCCGCGGCCTGGTCGACGAGGGCCGCTCGGCCTCGGGCCGACCCGGCCGGGCGGTCGTCACCGTCTACGCCGAGGTCGACCCGACCGAGGCCGACCTGCCCGCCCGGGTCGCCGCGCGGGTCGGTGAGCTGCGCGAGGCCGGGGCCGACACCGTCGTGCTGCAGGGCACCGCCGAGCAGCCCGACCCCCGCCCGCTCCTCGACGCGCTCGCCGCCGCCGGGCTGCTGCCTGCCTGA